From the Butyrivibrio fibrisolvens genome, one window contains:
- a CDS encoding carbohydrate ABC transporter permease, translating to MDSLSRNYRINRFFTYLVLTIMAIVMLVPFAWMILTAVKTNQEAISVDPFYIFPQVDWHWENFGKVWKSYNFITLYKNTILFIFFRVVCACLTATMAGYAFGRLEFPGKKLMFSLVLIQMMIPSQIFIIPQYLMVSKLHWMNTTAGLVFPGLVTAFGTYLLKTSYQGLPRDLEEAAQIDGCNIGQTFLFIMLPLTRSAMISLGIFTALFAFKDLMWPMIVCPSAETTTLSAGLAKMQGQYGNDYPTMMASAVLAIVPMIVIYIIFQKQFVEGIATSGGKL from the coding sequence ATGGATAGTTTAAGTAGAAATTACAGAATAAACAGATTCTTTACATATTTAGTTCTGACAATAATGGCAATTGTAATGCTGGTTCCCTTTGCATGGATGATCCTTACGGCGGTTAAGACCAATCAGGAAGCCATTTCGGTCGATCCTTTCTATATATTCCCACAGGTTGACTGGCATTGGGAGAATTTTGGAAAAGTATGGAAGAGTTATAACTTCATTACTCTTTATAAAAATACTATACTTTTCATATTTTTCAGAGTTGTGTGTGCATGTCTTACTGCAACAATGGCAGGATATGCATTCGGAAGACTTGAGTTCCCGGGCAAGAAGCTTATGTTCTCGCTGGTACTGATCCAGATGATGATCCCATCTCAGATATTCATCATCCCTCAGTATCTTATGGTTTCAAAGCTCCATTGGATGAACACAACTGCAGGACTTGTATTCCCCGGACTTGTAACAGCTTTTGGTACATACCTTCTTAAGACAAGCTATCAGGGTCTTCCAAGAGATCTTGAAGAGGCAGCGCAGATAGATGGATGCAATATAGGACAGACATTCCTTTTTATAATGCTGCCACTTACAAGGTCAGCAATGATATCTCTTGGTATCTTCACAGCACTTTTTGCTTTCAAGGATCTTATGTGGCCTATGATCGTATGTCCTAGTGCTGAGACTACAACACTTAGCGCAGGACTTGCCAAGATGCAGGGGCAGTATGGCAATGATTATCCTACCATGATGGCATCAGCAGTTCTTGCTATCGTACCTATGATAGTGATCTACATCATCTTCCAGAAGCAGTTTGTAGAAGGAATCGCAACATCAGGCGGTAAGCTGTGA
- a CDS encoding alpha-galactosidase — MSIILDRSSKVFHLKTKNTEYQIKINEYGMVLHTYYGAPLGDADMSYLIKEIDRGFSGNSYECRDRRGLSPDTLPFEYSTEGAGDYRINALGIEDPKGARTSDLRYKSHTIYDGIYTIDNMPYVRSSYEGTSEYKTMKEASQDDSCKEAESTLVIVLEDKILGIEVSLVYKVFEDKDIIVRSTRITNISSDEVTLTKAQSMSIDLLHKNMDYIHFHGRHAMERQPERKRLTHDIQSIRSKRGASSHHNNPFVILCDKNATEDYGECYGFMLMYSGNHLEEIEVDQAGTVRLTAGIGSDYFRWKLSCGQSFQTPEVIMAYSDKGLNDLSFLYHQIIRENVCPKEFRDMKRPVLINNWEGTYFDFDEKKIMEIQDAAADLGCEMFVLDDGWFGARNDDNAGLGDWYVNTKKLPGSIKAIADHANSLNMKFGLWFEPEMVNEDSDLYRNHPDWAITDEGRDPVMGRNQLVLDMGRREVVDYLYDMISKILDSANIEYIKWDFNRSVCNVYSRVLPADRQGEASHRFMLGTYDLMNRLRSHYPNVMIEGCSGGGGRFDAGIMFYSPQIWCSDNSEAIDRLSIQKGTSYGYPVSTMGAHVSASPNHQNGRQTSIITRGIVAMSGTFGYELDPRKLSESDKDIIRQQIRDFNRFYFLIQKGRYFRLTDNETEEYFVSWEFVSNSKDEALISLVMKDVHANPVIPHIKLRGLDADTVYKVDYCRSSVEDTPEDVGIRRSKLEDMTFTGAALMNAGFAFDPMYGVYPSVQLHFTKA; from the coding sequence ATGAGCATTATATTAGACAGGAGTAGTAAAGTATTCCATTTAAAAACTAAAAATACAGAGTATCAGATCAAGATAAACGAGTATGGCATGGTACTTCATACCTATTACGGGGCGCCTTTGGGAGATGCTGATATGTCTTATCTTATCAAAGAGATAGACAGAGGATTCTCCGGCAATAGCTATGAATGCAGAGACAGAAGGGGCTTATCGCCTGATACGCTTCCTTTTGAATATTCTACAGAAGGTGCAGGAGACTATAGGATAAATGCACTTGGAATAGAAGATCCTAAGGGCGCAAGGACAAGTGATCTAAGGTATAAATCACATACTATATATGATGGAATATATACAATTGATAATATGCCTTATGTCAGATCCTCATATGAAGGAACTTCAGAATATAAGACCATGAAGGAGGCTTCGCAGGATGATAGCTGTAAAGAGGCCGAATCTACACTTGTAATAGTCCTTGAAGATAAGATTTTAGGTATTGAAGTATCTCTTGTTTACAAAGTCTTTGAAGACAAAGATATTATAGTCAGAAGCACACGTATTACCAATATTTCATCTGATGAAGTAACTCTTACCAAGGCTCAGTCCATGTCCATAGACCTTCTTCACAAAAATATGGACTATATCCACTTCCATGGACGTCATGCCATGGAGAGACAGCCTGAAAGAAAGAGGCTTACTCACGATATCCAATCGATAAGATCAAAGCGCGGTGCCAGCAGTCATCATAACAATCCTTTCGTGATACTATGTGACAAGAATGCAACAGAAGACTACGGCGAATGCTACGGCTTCATGCTTATGTATTCCGGTAACCATCTTGAAGAGATAGAGGTTGATCAGGCAGGAACTGTAAGACTTACTGCAGGAATCGGATCAGATTATTTTAGATGGAAGCTATCTTGTGGTCAGTCGTTCCAGACACCGGAAGTTATCATGGCTTATTCAGACAAGGGTCTTAATGATCTTAGCTTTTTGTATCACCAGATCATAAGAGAGAATGTATGCCCCAAAGAGTTTCGTGATATGAAGAGACCTGTCCTTATCAACAACTGGGAAGGTACATATTTTGATTTTGATGAAAAGAAGATCATGGAGATCCAGGATGCTGCAGCAGATCTTGGCTGCGAGATGTTCGTCCTTGACGATGGCTGGTTTGGTGCAAGAAATGATGATAATGCAGGACTTGGTGACTGGTATGTCAATACCAAAAAGCTCCCGGGATCTATCAAAGCTATCGCAGATCATGCCAATAGCCTTAATATGAAATTCGGCCTATGGTTTGAGCCTGAGATGGTCAATGAAGATTCTGATCTTTATAGAAATCATCCTGACTGGGCTATAACAGATGAAGGCAGAGATCCTGTAATGGGTCGCAATCAGCTGGTCCTTGATATGGGGAGGCGAGAAGTCGTAGACTACCTCTATGATATGATTTCGAAGATCCTTGACAGTGCCAATATTGAATATATCAAGTGGGACTTCAACAGATCTGTATGTAATGTATATTCCAGAGTACTTCCTGCTGACAGGCAGGGCGAAGCTTCCCACAGATTCATGCTTGGAACTTATGATCTTATGAACAGACTTCGCTCACATTATCCCAATGTCATGATAGAAGGATGTTCAGGAGGTGGCGGAAGATTTGATGCAGGTATCATGTTCTATTCGCCTCAGATATGGTGCTCTGATAACTCGGAAGCTATAGACAGACTTAGTATCCAGAAGGGCACATCCTACGGATATCCTGTCAGCACTATGGGAGCACATGTATCTGCATCTCCCAATCACCAGAACGGAAGACAGACCTCTATTATTACAAGAGGTATAGTCGCAATGTCAGGAACCTTTGGATATGAGCTGGATCCAAGGAAACTCTCAGAATCAGACAAGGATATCATAAGGCAGCAGATAAGGGATTTTAACAGGTTCTACTTCCTGATCCAGAAAGGCAGATACTTTAGACTGACAGATAATGAGACAGAAGAGTATTTTGTTTCATGGGAGTTTGTATCTAATAGTAAGGATGAAGCTCTTATAAGCCTTGTGATGAAAGATGTGCATGCTAATCCTGTGATACCTCACATTAAGCTAAGAGGACTTGATGCTGATACCGTATACAAGGTTGATTATTGCAGATCTTCAGTGGAGGATACACCTGAAGACGTAGGTATCAGGAGATCCAAACTTGAGGACATGACATTTACAGGAGCAGCACTTATGAATGCAGGATTTGCTTTTGATCCTATGTACGGAGTATATCCATCTGTGCAGTTGCATTTTACTAAAGCTTGA
- a CDS encoding transposase yields the protein MIPYKQLSLADIYADCQDKFENDKPAFLSLLENHIDLDEIIPLSFIKHFYASTGRSRKYPLKAMLWALIIQRIFTIPTDQLLLVFLAYSKPLREFCGFTKVPDASKITRFKQDFLDDLQLVFDKLVDITEPICQAIDSAKANMTIFDSSGIEAFVTENNPKYANRIIKQLKAYAKAMGFYKSYDPYKAAYGLMPSHASANPEIKQLYINGHFCYVFKFGIVTNGLGIVRHISFYNKDFLASHPDIIVEKKSDSPDEDKCVHDAKLLIPTLQDFFSKHPLINPKTFLGDAAFDSTLLYKQLLTGDTFGTDKHFSKAYIPLNSRAGIKYPDCKVNADGIPCCPNDDSLPMKSDGKSSSKNGLVRFKFVCPKIKYVYDKSTGKQHRECQCDNPCTDSSCGRMIHIYPEKNLRAYPGVLRGTEEWNNTYKIRTAVERDINHMKDYLCLAGRRTQNEKTLHADLILAGITQLITVVLADKIKHHEYIRSAKPLIA from the coding sequence ATGATACCATATAAACAGCTTTCTTTGGCTGATATCTATGCAGATTGCCAAGATAAATTTGAAAATGACAAGCCTGCGTTTTTGTCTCTATTAGAAAACCATATCGACCTTGATGAAATTATTCCGCTTTCTTTTATAAAGCATTTCTATGCATCAACGGGAAGATCCCGTAAATACCCATTAAAAGCTATGCTCTGGGCTTTAATTATCCAACGCATTTTTACTATCCCCACAGATCAGCTTCTACTGGTCTTTCTTGCATACTCGAAGCCACTTCGTGAATTCTGTGGTTTTACCAAAGTTCCTGATGCTTCTAAAATAACCCGCTTTAAGCAAGATTTTCTGGATGACTTACAGCTTGTTTTTGATAAGCTCGTCGATATTACCGAGCCTATCTGTCAGGCTATTGATTCTGCAAAAGCCAACATGACCATCTTTGATTCTTCTGGGATTGAAGCCTTTGTCACTGAAAACAATCCCAAGTATGCTAACAGGATCATCAAACAGCTTAAGGCATATGCCAAAGCAATGGGTTTTTATAAATCCTATGATCCCTATAAGGCAGCTTATGGATTGATGCCTTCTCATGCTTCTGCCAATCCTGAAATCAAACAGTTATATATCAACGGCCATTTCTGCTACGTTTTCAAGTTTGGCATTGTGACAAACGGCCTGGGAATTGTCCGACATATTTCTTTTTACAACAAAGACTTTTTGGCATCTCACCCGGATATCATTGTTGAAAAGAAATCTGATTCACCTGACGAAGATAAATGTGTTCATGACGCAAAACTTCTCATTCCCACACTTCAGGACTTCTTTTCAAAACATCCGCTCATCAATCCCAAAACATTTTTGGGCGATGCTGCTTTTGATTCAACTCTTCTGTATAAACAACTGCTTACAGGTGATACTTTTGGAACAGATAAACATTTTTCAAAAGCATATATACCTTTAAACAGTAGAGCAGGAATCAAATATCCTGATTGCAAAGTAAATGCTGACGGTATACCCTGTTGTCCTAATGATGACTCACTTCCGATGAAATCCGATGGTAAATCTTCAAGTAAGAATGGTTTAGTAAGGTTCAAATTTGTCTGTCCAAAAATCAAATATGTTTACGATAAATCTACCGGCAAGCAACATCGAGAGTGCCAATGCGATAACCCTTGTACCGATTCTTCCTGCGGTCGTATGATACATATTTATCCCGAAAAGAATCTACGAGCCTATCCAGGAGTACTTCGCGGTACCGAAGAATGGAACAATACTTATAAAATCAGGACTGCTGTCGAAAGAGATATCAATCATATGAAAGACTATCTTTGTTTAGCAGGGCGTCGCACACAAAATGAAAAAACCTTGCATGCCGACCTTATCCTTGCAGGTATCACTCAGCTCATCACCGTCGTTCTCGCTGACAAAATCAAACACCATGAATATATACGTAGTGCAAAACCTCTAATCGCGTAG
- a CDS encoding pyridoxamine 5'-phosphate oxidase family protein — protein sequence MDYDMAASFWERKTSEFPMEESELRGAVDAFVGRHKICALATGSGDFVRNTPIEYNYTGGKFWFFSEGGLKFKALKDNKNVCLAIYEESSDFGSLHGMQIYGVAQVVEHFTSEYNKLLEYKKIPLDAVKKMEEPINLIKVVPKEIDFLNSDFKKNGFDSRQHLSL from the coding sequence ATGGACTATGATATGGCAGCATCTTTTTGGGAAAGAAAGACATCAGAATTCCCAATGGAAGAATCGGAGCTTAGAGGCGCAGTTGATGCCTTTGTAGGAAGACATAAGATATGCGCATTGGCTACAGGTAGCGGCGATTTTGTTCGCAACACTCCGATAGAATACAACTACACTGGTGGCAAGTTCTGGTTTTTCTCAGAAGGAGGACTTAAATTCAAAGCTCTTAAGGATAACAAGAATGTATGTCTTGCAATATATGAAGAAAGTTCTGATTTTGGAAGTCTTCATGGCATGCAGATATACGGAGTAGCCCAGGTGGTGGAGCACTTTACAAGTGAATATAATAAACTCCTTGAATACAAGAAGATACCACTTGATGCTGTTAAGAAGATGGAGGAGCCTATCAATCTTATCAAGGTAGTGCCCAAAGAGATCGACTTTCTGAATTCGGATTTTAAGAAAAACGGTTTTGACTCAAGGCAGCATCTAAGCCTTTGA
- the nagA gene encoding N-acetylglucosamine-6-phosphate deacetylase → MKIINGSVYTEDYRFSPKDICIKGEYFDGITDRQKVGDKTSDTDSLDDDIIIDAKSDYVIPGLIDVHVHGCHNSDFCDATYESISDFLSYEASVGVTSICPTTMTIPEDKLLNVARVTGDYFNKIVEDEDAIKAHKKEASFLGINMEGPFISPEKKGSQELSDIKLPDVSLVRKMQDLSGGKICMVDIAPERDGAMDFIKELKDEVVISIAHTASDYDTAVKAMELGALHVTHLYNAMSPYHHREPGVVGAVIDNKECYAELITDGIHHHSTVDCSTFTLLGDERVVIISDSMRAVGMPDGEYEFGGHKVYVKGRRATLSDGTIAASVSNLYECMITCIKDIKVPIESAVRAATINAARSVRMDRMYGSITKGKYADVLIIDKDTLELKKVILRGNVL, encoded by the coding sequence ATGAAAATTATTAATGGATCTGTATATACAGAAGATTATAGATTTAGTCCAAAGGATATCTGTATCAAAGGAGAATATTTTGACGGAATAACAGATCGTCAAAAAGTGGGTGACAAGACATCGGACACGGATTCTTTAGATGATGACATCATAATAGATGCCAAGTCAGACTACGTAATCCCGGGACTTATTGATGTTCATGTACATGGATGCCACAACAGCGATTTCTGCGATGCTACCTATGAATCCATAAGTGACTTCTTAAGCTATGAAGCATCAGTTGGTGTCACCTCCATATGTCCTACTACTATGACGATCCCTGAGGATAAGCTTTTAAATGTAGCAAGAGTAACAGGAGATTATTTTAACAAGATAGTAGAAGATGAAGATGCGATCAAAGCTCATAAGAAGGAAGCTTCTTTTCTGGGTATTAACATGGAAGGGCCTTTTATATCTCCTGAGAAAAAAGGCTCCCAGGAACTATCTGATATAAAGCTTCCGGATGTGTCTCTGGTAAGAAAGATGCAGGATCTGTCCGGCGGTAAGATCTGCATGGTAGATATCGCTCCTGAAAGAGACGGCGCTATGGATTTTATCAAAGAGTTAAAAGATGAAGTAGTCATATCCATAGCTCATACAGCTTCTGACTATGACACAGCAGTTAAAGCTATGGAACTTGGAGCTCTTCATGTAACTCACCTGTACAACGCCATGAGCCCTTATCATCACAGAGAGCCGGGAGTTGTGGGCGCTGTAATTGATAATAAAGAGTGCTATGCAGAGCTTATTACAGATGGTATCCATCATCACAGTACAGTTGACTGCTCGACTTTCACACTGCTTGGAGATGAGAGAGTTGTCATTATAAGTGATAGTATGCGTGCTGTCGGCATGCCGGATGGAGAGTATGAGTTTGGAGGTCACAAGGTATATGTTAAGGGCAGAAGAGCAACACTATCTGACGGTACTATAGCTGCCAGCGTTTCTAATCTGTATGAATGCATGATAACCTGTATAAAAGATATCAAGGTTCCTATAGAGAGCGCAGTCAGGGCTGCGACTATCAATGCTGCAAGATCTGTTCGTATGGACAGGATGTATGGAAGTATCACTAAAGGCAAATATGCAGATGTCCTGATCATAGATAAGGATACACTTGAACTTAAAAAAGTAATATTAAGGGGAAATGTACTATAA
- a CDS encoding SDR family oxidoreductase, with protein sequence MKALFIGGTGTISTAIVKRLAEDKNWEVYLLNRGNRSEVVPEGVHQIIADINDEEAVSDAIKDLYFDSVCEFIGFTKDQVERDYRLFKDKTRQYIYTSSASAYHKPAASFVITEGTALANPHWEYSRNKIACEEFLMDKYRNEGFPVTIVRPSHTYDERNIPVGVHGSKGSWQVIKRMMEGKPVIIHGDGTSLWALTFNKDFATGYTALMGNRHAIGEAFQITGDEILTWNQIYQTIADALGVKLNAYHVSSYFLAQAGAKKGYDFEGGLIGDKAVSVVFDNTKLKRLAPTMTTTIPFHEGVRIALDYIQSHPEECQRDDPEFDAWCDNVIAALEKAKQSIG encoded by the coding sequence ATGAAGGCACTTTTTATTGGAGGTACAGGAACTATAAGTACTGCTATAGTCAAAAGACTTGCAGAAGATAAAAATTGGGAAGTTTACCTTTTGAATCGAGGTAACAGAAGTGAAGTTGTTCCTGAAGGAGTTCATCAGATAATAGCGGATATTAACGATGAAGAGGCTGTATCTGATGCTATTAAGGATCTGTATTTTGACAGTGTGTGCGAGTTTATTGGTTTTACCAAAGATCAGGTTGAAAGGGATTACCGCCTTTTCAAAGATAAGACAAGGCAGTATATCTATACAAGCTCAGCATCTGCTTATCACAAGCCGGCGGCAAGTTTCGTGATAACAGAAGGCACGGCTCTGGCTAATCCTCATTGGGAGTATTCGAGGAATAAGATTGCCTGCGAAGAGTTTCTTATGGACAAGTACAGAAATGAGGGATTCCCTGTTACAATAGTGCGTCCGAGTCATACTTATGACGAAAGAAATATCCCTGTTGGTGTTCACGGAAGTAAGGGGTCTTGGCAGGTTATTAAGCGTATGATGGAAGGTAAGCCTGTTATCATACATGGCGACGGTACATCTCTTTGGGCTCTAACTTTCAACAAGGACTTTGCGACCGGGTATACAGCACTTATGGGCAACAGACATGCAATCGGAGAAGCTTTCCAGATAACAGGAGATGAGATTCTTACATGGAATCAGATATACCAGACAATAGCAGATGCTCTTGGAGTTAAGCTAAATGCTTATCACGTATCATCTTATTTCCTGGCACAAGCTGGCGCTAAGAAAGGATACGACTTTGAAGGCGGCCTTATCGGAGACAAGGCTGTATCTGTAGTCTTTGATAACACTAAGCTGAAAAGGCTTGCGCCTACTATGACTACGACGATTCCTTTCCATGAAGGAGTCAGGATAGCTCTTGATTATATACAATCTCATCCTGAAGAGTGTCAAAGAGATGATCCTGAATTCGATGCATGGTGTGATAATGTTATAGCTGCACTTGAAAAAGCAAAGCAAAGCATCGGGTGA